Proteins from a genomic interval of Bombus affinis isolate iyBomAffi1 chromosome 14, iyBomAffi1.2, whole genome shotgun sequence:
- the LOC126924354 gene encoding mucin-17-like isoform X6 — MIRSISESRSFTIGSQLELEEDPPIVEKSHRRVRCDLSPVPTSTSTNLNIKLLSIKADRNSRQDQVETGSGGYRERKKEIKKRAAIGNTVRGFLSSGHSRQDRYETNRQQSSGGSGLSSLCPKLVASGGGGNQSGISLAVGHLASQEGVGPCSVVTTQRIHNHTHNHKRQRKLSIVSQAGTSAHSSGDRKTSNLSRSSTPICKKQVRTQRADHTDSLSITSNGVASSSPSSKKKVLSALRICEKSSSRNLNSPSLDHENDRSFSDAEEAITATENVFNVPGSSSTPSTPLSRLKSKKSDEDETSVEYNIGKEGADSSRKPSDKKGSLDSNEEKTSTLECFECSKTSNIIRKISANSIDEEISAQNKQKVISTSSTSTKSSNIKSRNKYVAEKMIEQHNSKNLKGINMEKNINTSSSTETSMSSATNKNNEKTKRKTSNEEPKSTNIAENEDLAKNSEKKVIDDKNDTQQSEEMVKSSRFVTSKVSEEIVETEIKDIDAQREVEEEVTIYDEDDNGTSISDIVATQALHESLSKLGKVPPLDTELKNVKDTNTQDETKMVKEEKEKEVVQEEAVEGFIGPLLDENFKADEKLTQKTMAMEEVRNLLMKVKVQTVEDDDDEEKAIGISPDGRFLKFEEEIGRGSFKTVYRGLDTQTGVAVAWCELQEKKLNKTERLRFREEAEMLKGLQHPNIVRFYDYWEVTLTRRKYIVLVTELMTSGTLKTYLRRFKKINPKVVKSWCRQILKGLSFLHSRSPPIIHRDLKCDNIFITGTTGSVKIGDLGLATLKNRSFAKSVIGTPEFMAPEMYEEHYDESVDVYAFGMCMLEMATSEYPYSECTGPAQIYKRVVSGVKPQSYDKVENPEVREIIEMCIRLKKEERPLVKDLLNHEFFADDVGLKLEMVSRDSAVADAELSRVEFRLRVLDPKKRTNKHKENEAIQFDFDIQTDNAEEVASEMAKSSLILEEDVKAVAKMLKSQISTLLREREERKAKEEKERLDREADSANTTNENLLQQQLLLQQMQLQQQQQQMQSNMSIQMQGQVQMQLQQNQIPLQQQQQMQTAAQQPQQHNLQPQQVQLVQQQPLMQQQTSVVQPQQAQQMQQVTQVSQQQVQYQQQQYQQQLQQQYQQQQQQQQQFPQHVSQNLTATSSQCSTPQTVQTQPQFPQVSQQIQQQQHLHQQQQYIQLNQMNVPQQMGHQMQQPQIQILSQPQHMHQQISQPPQVQYSQPQIQHVQNQQYYQQNTAGTSGYSTQPLYQQNISQQVYHSYASSSSSGHVEILSSNQPTAQIYSHPSIPQNTAPPTSQPYMQPQPGQVQASVPTGLNLQSTSSATHIQNTITSTIPNMQSAPTLISNSGHQSQPQQNVLVQMKYSQSSSIPTSVPISSGISVPSTTVSQQQQHFISNTEQLCSNTERSSLSKQDTMDSVQSLPTDVPPTIQDQGNVSNVSNISTSQAAMPNEGINQESAENVTSSERSRVKRSGTKRKKPGIKLTVLSVSSNEGQSMIVECQLDTSKQKTVTFKFDRDDMVPTDIANNLVAENLLPQSQCETFVELIEDIVKQLRLDPTRALPLVAHGPPDQSAGGSPVTSRRPRDRDHSLDTAKQVRHGSLTRQSSHRSSYKIHRRHRSRDETSNTSTPTKLLPIDQILSHITGSTSMDKQQNVQTPDSQMGPENTSAEASRRSSTSTQNTDTLTPTNLPSDPTDPTQETIVSATADTVLDAQSILKDETAKSTYIQSQITDSTVNQINEKSKESVVQDAMEQEKEMNKETHFDPITAEVATLTAPPPARKISRFLVSPVVEQKIVTNEEEGSTSVENTDKSNVLTAQPSSLSQSNTNDEGQVKHDDLEANVLEAQAVIPEKSNIEVVAQNPQCIAEQVDTVQTIQQPVQQSIALQSTVQGQAILPISQMQQNVSAVQSSQQNVMVPGSAITHQSPQQIQVVSQNVAMPQKDPQTQVASSGINISGQYQNQSMPCNILLQQQQIPIQQNLTQMHIQPEHQHQGQMQAQRPLQQFQHQQIPQQHQQYVILPRHIPQLQPATIIDERNRRISNISTTSNMSTDSQISEVANMTDDKKQTMIMPNLSMPQTQHVQFISQPDGPNITPLPQTVLEPIQQLQTAPQATVNIPTNVSVPVSVPAHQAVTVEVAPKVTLKTKEVSSTLPDLAQNLANILSNPKSKSVTPHCLTTHEPSQTVNIPGTTILEYKSTLQSEQYFQPIQPEASQIQIQPQLQHNYQVNTTQQGIPQTFQFSQQPHQAQIPLQQTMQLNATHQIDSQLQMAQQNFQQSKWTASMNQNIIQQSASIRHIQQIQPQSQQTIPQHVIQETQNVESCIPSDQSQFHLKLPDQQLLGKVSETEVQEANSTGRTSSEYPLLSENESSSHDITPEHTIVESVDSVLFTQNQALQQQQQQQHQQQQQHRKLSQQNSLDKVSDTTTGTSVPGGTGPQTIADLHQKLVQLTSQPSEALNVGTPPISYPATPHNHQIVGGYDAYMHSLQQKLVNIGMPISTTHGIQGPLSPQTTIQSATNLADSNVPTSVESSVLTQESSIQQLTLSQTHVDCSLDSPTPTPGGAPVGSETMSPSKESIKVRIQRPGSRLQELEQELAKIHRGSIPATASPQPLTPPVSISSVPPSSVGSIQLQPSLQSTQSLLTTVPPVTAVPVATVTPSVFTSRSDTNTPVQVESQENVSEKVSTTQPVRKISRFVVSKVAGPPSNAATPIQQHTDMSKNQTEDSKVYHIDDTQGTPVQITHSREGSLPPTQITQPINAPVVEQAEKDERFWTLTPSEEYQLLIKKQTMELESLQRRHREELERFQQHQLQLLIQQQQQASALHQHHHQHHPVLYHTVTTSVPGQTRLPGTEDYLMFNTTPQTPLQKAPSNYPDTDETLRLAMQKLKQTPLQLQPQQAATGIPHAYVIPIPVVPSETMQNVSTQQPTSYTSELTESLEPAHNPTIINSTQYQFTPILPDGTNYAVSSTGSLVTPIPISSSTGSGGYIQYHDNQTLSNFQTFSCTPHGGFFLPAGYRLIYAPSGGTSQSQPATPATPHIGNSHDGTPPAEPLHAANVDNSTAPPSHTDQ; from the exons AGTCGTTCTTTTACAATTGGAAGTCAATTGGAATTAGAGGAAGATCCACCAATTGTTGAGAAATCACACAGAAGAGTAAGGTGTGATCTAAGTCCAGTTCCAACAAGCACAAGTACTAATTTGAATATAAAGCTTTTAAGTATTAAG GCAGATAGAAATAGTCGTCAAGATCAAGTGGAGACTGGATCTGGTGGGTACAGAGAAcggaagaaagaaattaaaaagagagCAGCTATAGGCAATACAGTGCGTGGATTCCTCTCATCTGGCCACAGCAGGCAGGACAG gtatgagacaaatagacaacaatCTTCAGGGGGAAGTGGCCTGTCAAGTTTATGTCCAAAGCTGGTGGCCAGTGGAGGTGGCGGTAATCAGAGTGGGATTAGCCTGGCAGTGGGCCACTTAGCCTCTCAAGAAGGAGTAGGTCCTTGCTCAGTCGTAACCACTCAAAGAATCCATAATCACACACATAATCACAAACGCCAAAGAAAATTATCTATTGTCTCACAAGCTGGCACTAGTGCTCATAGTTCTGGAGATAGAAAA ACATCAAATTTAAGCCGTTCCTCTACACCAATTTGCAAAAAACAAGTGCGGACACAAAGGGCTGATCATACGGATTCATTATCGATAACAAGCAACGGAGTCGCCAGTAGTTCACCTTCTTCTAAAAAGAAAGTTTTATCTGCGTTACGAATTTGTGAAAAATCATCATCTCGGAATCTCAATTCACCATCTTTAGATCATGAAAATGATCGCAGTTTTAGCGATGCAGAGGAAGCTATTACAGCAACAGAAAATGTGTTCAATGTGCCAG GATCCAGTTCCACACCTTCAACACCACTTAGTCGATTGAAATCAAAAAAATCGGACGAAGATGAAACGAGTGTGGAATACAATATTGGTAAAGAAGGTGCTGATTCCTCACGGAAGCCATCAGACAAAAAAGGATCACTAGATTCCAACGAAGAAAAGACATCTACATTAGAATGTTTCGAATGTTCTAAAACTTcgaatattataagaaaaatatCGGCAAATAGTATCGACGAAGAAATAAGTGCGCAGAATAAGCAAAAAGTAATTTCTACTTCTTCCACAAGTACGAAATCCAGCAATATAAAATCTAGAAACAAATATGTTGCAGAAAAGATGATTGAGCAACACAATAGCAAAAATTTAAAAGGAATAAATATGGAAAAAAACATAAATACAAGTTCGTCTACAGAAACATCTATGAGTTCAGCaactaataaaaataacgaaaaaacCAAACGGAAAACGTCTAACGAAGAGCCGAAATCTACTAATATTGCAGAGAATGAAGACTTAGCTAAAAATTCTGAGAAAAAAGTGATAGATGATAAAAATGACACGCAACAAAGTGAAGAAATGGTGAAAAGCTCAAGATTTGTAACATCAAAAGTGTCAGAAGAAATTGTGGAAACTGAGATTAAGGATATAGATGCGCAAagagaagtagaagaagaagtgACGATATATGATGAAGATGATAATGGCACCAGTATCAGTGATATTGTTGCTACTCAAGCGCTTCATGAATCTCTGAGTAAATTAGGTAAAGTACCACCATTAGATACTGAGTTGAAGAATGTCAAGGATACGAACACCCAAGACGAAACCAAGAtggtaaaagaagaaaaagaaaaggaagtcgtGCAAGAAGAAGCAGTGGAAGGATTTATTGGTCCTTTACTTGATGAAAATTTTAAAGCAGATGAAAAATTAACACAGAAAACAATGGCTATGGAGGAAGTACGAAATTTATTGATGAAAGTTAAAGTGCAAACTGTTgaagatgatgatgatgaagaaAAGGCTATAGGTATATCACCAGATGGTAGATTTTtaaaatttgaagaagaaatTGGTAGAGGCAGCTTTAAGACTGTATATAGAGGTCTGGATACTCAAACTGGTGTAGCCGTTGCTTGGTGTGAATTGCAG gaaaaaaaattaaataagacGGAAAGATTAAGATTTCGAGAGGAAGCAGAAATGTTGAAAGGTTTACAACACCCAAATATTGTCAGGTTTTATGACTATTGGGAAGTTACACTTACACGTAGAAAATATATTGTGCTAGTCACTGAACTTATGACTTCAGGAACCTTGAAAAC GTATCTAAgacgatttaaaaaaattaatccaAAAGTCGTAAAATCTTGGTGTCGACAAATTTTGAAAGGCCTTAGTTTCTTGCATTCGAGGTCACCACCGATTATTCATCGTGATTTAAAATGTGACAATATCTTTATTACTGGTACCACAGGAAGTGTAAAAATTGGCGATTTGGGACTTGCTACTCTTAAAAACAGGAGTTTTGCAAAAAGCGTTATCGGAACACCTGAATTTATGGCACCAGAAATGTATGAAGAACATTACGATGAATCCGTTGACGTTTATGCGTTTGGAATGTGTATGCTTGAAATGGCTACTAGTGAATATCCATATTCAGAATGTACTGGACCGGCACAAATATATAAACGCGTAGTATCG GGTGTAAAACCGCAAAGTTACGATAAAGTGGAAAATCCAGAAGTACGTGAGATTATAGAAATGTGCATTCGATTAAAGAAAGAAGAACGGCCTTTAGTTAAAGATCTTTTAAATCACGAATTTTTTGCGGACGATGTTGGCTTAAAATTAGAAATGGTTTCAAGAGATTCAGCCGTAGCAGATGCGGAATTATCACGTGTTGAATTCCGACTTCGAGTATTAGATCCCAAGAAACGTACTAACAAACATAAAGAGAACGAGGCAATACAGTTTGATTTTGACATTCAAACTGATAATGCAGAAGAAGTAGCCTCAGAAATGGCTAAATCTAGCCTTATACTTGAGGAAGATGTCAAGGCTGTAGCAAAAATGTTAAAATCGCAAATCAGCACTTTGTTACGAGAGAGAGAAGAACGTAAAGccaaagaagaaaaggaacgtTTAGATCGAGAAGCAGATAGTGCTAATACAACCAATGAAAATTTGTTACAACAACAATTATTACTTCAACAAATGCaattgcaacagcaacaacaacagatGCAATCAAATATGAGCATCCAAATGCAAGGTCAAGTACAAATGCAGTTACAACAGAATCAAATACCgttgcaacaacaacaacaaatgCAAACTGCTGCACAACAACCTCAGCAACACAATTTACAACCACAACAAGTTCAATTGGTTCAACAGCAACCATTAATGCAGCAACAAACGTCTGTTGTTCAGCCACAGCAAGCACAACAAATGCAACAAGTGACTCAGGTTTCACAACAGCAAGTGCAGTACCAACAACAACAATATCAGCAACAGTTACAACAACAAtatcaacagcagcaacaacagcaacaacaattTCCTCAGCATGTTTCACAAAATTTAACTGCTACTTCTTCACAATGCTCTACCCCTCAGACTGTACAGACTCAACCACAATTTCCTCAAGTATCTCAACAAATACAACAACAGCAACATTTGCATCAGCAACAACAGTACATACAACTGAATCAAATGAATGTGCCGCAACAGATGGGTCATCAAATGCAACAACCACAGATACAAATTTTATCACAACCCCAACATATGCATCAGCAAATATCGCAACCTCCACAAGTGCAATATTCTCAACCACAAATACAGCATGTTCAAAATCAGCAGTACTATCAGCAGAATACGGCAGGAACTTCAGGATACAGTACGCAACCCCTATAtcagcaaaatatatctcaacAAGTGTATCATTCATATGCCAGCTCAAGTTCCTCCGGCCATGTCGAGATTTTATCATCCAATCAGCCTACAGCCCAAATTTATTCTCATCCAAGTATCCCTCAAAATACAGCACCTCCAACTTCACAGCCTTACATGCAACCACAGCCAGGACAAGTGCAAGCATCTGTACCAACTGGTCTAAATCTTCAGAGTACGTCATCAGCGACTCATATAcaaaatacaataacatcaacaaTTCCAAATATGCAAAGTGCACCTACTCTTATTTCGAACAGTGGACATCAATCTCAGCCTCAACAAAATGTCTTAGttcaaatgaaatattcgcaaagtTCTAGTATCCCTACTTCTGTACCCATATCATCTGGGATTTCTGTGCCATCAACAACAGTGTCTCAGCAACAACAGCATTTCATTTCAAACACAGAACAGCTATGTTCTAACACAGAAAGATCATCTTTATCTAAACAAGATACAATGGATTCTGTGCAATCTTTGCCAACGGACGTACCACCTACTATTCAGGATCAAGGAAATGTCTCTAACGTGTCTAACATAAGCACATCTCAAGCAGCAATGCCAAATGAAgg aATAAATCAAGAAAGTGCAGAGAATGTCACTTCGTCCGAAAGATCTAGAGTAAAAAGATCCGGTACGAAACGTAAGAAGCCTGGTATCAAATTAACAGTTTTGTCTGTAAGTAGTAATGAGGGACAATCAATGATTGTTGAATGTCAGTTAGATACCAGCAAACAAAAAACTGTGACATTTAAATTTGATAGAGATGATATGGTACCTACTGACATTGCTAATAACCTG GTTGCTGAAAATTTATTGCCACAATCTCAATGTGAAACGTTCGTTGAATTGATAGAAGACATCGTCAAACAATTACGTTTAGATCCTACACGGGCTTTACCTTTAGTAGCACATGGTCCACCAGATCAATCTGCCGGTGGTAGTCCAGTTACGAGTCGCCGACCTAGAGATCGTGACCACAGTCTTGATACAGCTAAG CAGGTGAGACATGGCTCGCTAACTCGTCAAAGCAGCCACCGATCGTCGTACAAAATCCATCGTAGACACCGTTCG AGAGACGAAACTTCCAATACTTCTACACCTACGAAATTATTACCGATTGACCAAATTCTTTCTCACATTACGGGCTCCACCTCCATGGATAAGCAACAAAATGTGCAAACGCCTGATAGCCAAATGGGTCCTGAAAACACATCAGCTGAAGCATCTAGAAGATCATCAACCTCTACACAAAATACGGATACATTAACACCGACTAATTTACCAAGCGATCCCACTGATCCAACTCAGGAAACCATAGTTTCTGCAACAGCAGACACAGTGTTAGACGCGCAAAGTATACTTAAAGATGAAACAGCTAAATCAACGTATATCCAAAGTCAAATAACCGATTCGACTGTAAatcaaataaatgaaaaatctaAAGAATCCGTCGTTCAAGATGCAATGGAACAAGAGAAAGAAATGAATAAAGAGACACACTTTGATCCCATAACTGCAGAAGTAGCTACATTAACTGCGCCACCTCCAGCACGAAAAATTTCTCGTTTTTTAGTTAGCCCTGTAGTTGAACAGAAGATTGTTACAAATGAAGAAGAAGGATCTACTTCTGTAGAAAATACAGATAAATCTAACGTATTAACAGCTCAGCCTAGTTCATTATCGCAATCAAATACGAATGATGAGGGACAAGTAAAACACGATGATCTAGAAGCGAATGTTTTAGAAGCACAAGCTGTGATTCCTGAAAAATCTAATATCGAAGTCGTTGCGCAAAATCCTCAATGTATCGCAGAACAAGTAGACACTGTTCAAACAATTCAACAACCGGTACAACAATCAATTGCTCTTCAAAGTACTGTACAAGGGCAAGCAATCCTACCCATATCACAAATGCAACAGAATGTTAGTGCTGTGCAATCTAGTCAACAAAATGTAATGGTTCCAGGATCAGCAATAACGCATCAATCGCCTCAACAGATACAAGTTGTATCTCAAAACGTAGCCATGCCACAAAAAGATCCACAAACTCAAGTTGCATCGAGCGGAATCAATATATCAGGACAATATCAAAATCAATCTATGCCATGCAATATTCTATTACAGCAACAACAAATTCCTATACAACAAAATTTAACGCAAATGCACATTCAACCTGAACATCAGCATCAGGGACAAATGCAAGCTCAGCGACCattgcaacaatttcaacatcAACAAATACCGCAACAACATCAACAATATGTGATACTTCCTAGACATATTCCACAATTACAACCAGCCACAATTATAGACGAAAGAAACCGCAggatttctaatatttctacaACATCGAACATGTCTACGGATTCTCAAATTTCGGAAGTTGCTAATATGACGGACGATAAGAAGCAAACAATGATCATGCCCAATTTATCGATGCCCCAAACACAACATGTACAATTTATTTCTCAACCAGATGGTCCAAATATCACTCCTTTACCACAGACTGTTTTGGAACCAATCCAACAACTTCAAACAGCACCTCAAGCTACAGTGAATATCCCAACAAATGTATCTGTACCTGTTTCAGTTCCTGCCCATCAAGCTGTCACTGTAGAAGTTGCTCCTAAAGTTACACTTAAAACTAAAGAAGTTTCATCAACGCTTCCAGATTTAGCACAAAATTTAGCAAATATACTTTCGAACCCGAAATCGAAATCTGTAACTCCTCATTGTTTAACTACCCACGAACCAAGCCAAACTGTAAATATCCCAGGAACTACAATACTCGAATATAAATCTACTCTCCAGTCTGAACAGTATTTTCAACCTATTCAACCAGAAGCAAGTCAAATACAAATACAACCGCAATTACAGCATAATTATCAAGTGAACACAACTCAGCAAGGAATTCCACAAACGTTTCAATTTAGTCAACAACCTCATCAAGCTCAAATACCTCTGCAGCAAACAATGCAACTGAATGCAACACATCAGATCGACTCTCAGTTACAAATGGCGCAACAAAATTTTCAACAGAGCAAATGGACTGCTTCTATGAATCAAAATATTATACAGCAATCTGCATCAATCAGACATATTCAACAGATTCAACCACAATCGCAACAAACTATCCCGCAACACGTTATACAAGAAACTCAAAATGTAGAAAGTTGCATTCCTTCCGACCAATCTCAGTTTCATTTAAAGCTCCCTGATCAACAACTCTTAGGAAAAGTATCCGAAACAGAAGTTCAAGAAGCTAATTCAACTGG GCGTACAAGTTCTGAATATCCTTTATTATCGGAGAACGAAAGCTCTAGCCATGATATAACTCCTGAACATACGATCGTTGAATCTGTAGATTCGGTATTATTTACACAAAATCAAGCAttgcaacaacagcagcaacagcaacaccaacaacagcaacaacatcGAAAACTTAGTCAACAGAATTCACTAGATAAAGTCTCAGATACGACTACTGGAACTAGTGTTCCGGGTGGAACAGGTCCACAAACAATAGCAGATCTCCATCAAAAGCTTGTTCAATTAACAAGTCAGCCGTCCGAAGCGCTTAATGTAGGCACACCTCCTATAAGTTATCCAGCTACTCCTCATAATCACCAGATAGTAGGTGGATATGATGCCTACATGCATTCTTTGCAACAGAAACTTGTTAATATTGGCATGCCAATTTCCACTACACATGGCATA CAGGGTCCTCTATCACCTCAGACTACAATACAGTCGGCTACAAACTTGGCTGATTCAAATGTTCCAACAAGTGTGGAAAGTTCTGTTTTAACTCAAGAAAGCTCAATTCAACAACTTACGCTTTCTCAAACT CATGTAGATTGCTCTCTCGATAGTCCAACTCCAACACCTGGAGGGGCTCCTGTAGGGTCTGAAACTATGAGTCCGAGTAAAGAGAGTATAAAAGTTCGAATCCAAAGACCGGGATCTCGTCTCCAAGAATTAGAACAAGAATTAGCAAAAATTCACAGAGGATCGATTCCAGCAACAGCTTCTCCACAACCTTTAACACCGCCTGTATCCATCAGTTCTGTTCCGCCGTCGTCCGTTGGTTCTATTCAGCTGCAACCATCGTTACAGTCTACTCAAAGTTTATTGACTACTGTTCCACCTGTAACTGCTGTACCTGTTGCTACTGTTACTCCCAGTGTCTTTACATCACGCTCTGATACGAACACTCCAGTGCAAGTAGAATCTCAAGAAAATGTTTCTGAG AAGGTTAGTACAACACAACCTGTTAGAAAAATATCAAGATTCGTGGTTTCCAAGGTCGCAGGTCCTCCTAGTAATGCTGCTACACCGATTCAACAACATACCGATATGTCAAAAAATCAAACAGAAGATTCGAAGGTTTATCATATAGATGACACACAGG GTACGCCAGTACAAATAACTCACAGCCGTGAAGGTTCTCTTCCACCTACGCAAATTACTCAGCCTATTAATGCTCCTGTCGTAGAA caAGCAGAAAAAGATGAGAGATTTTGGACATTAACACCAAGTGAAGAATATCAATTGCTTATAAAAAA GCAAACTATGGAATTAGAATCCCTGCAAAGAAGACACAGAGAAGAATTGGAACGATTTCAACAGCATCAATTGCAACTATTAATTCAACAGCAACAGCAAGCAAGTGCACTTCATCAACATCACCATCAACATCATCCAGTGCTTTATCATACTGTTACGACTAGTGTGCCAG GACAAACTAGACTTCCAGGTACAGAAGACTATTTAATGTTTAACACAACGCCCCAAACTCCTTTACAAAAAGCTCCAAGTAATTATCCAGATACCGATGAAACATTACGATTAGCTATGCAGAAATTGAAGCAAACTCCTTTGCAACTACAACCACAACAGGCGGCAACTGGAATACCACACGCTTATGTTATTCCAATTCCAGTAGTGCCTTCTGAAACTATGCAAAACGTGTCTACTCAACAACCTACTAGTTATACAAGTGAACTAACTGAATCTCTAGAGCCAGCACATAATCCGACAATTATAAATTCAACGCAATATCAGTTCACGCCTATATTACCAGATGGAACAAATTATGCAGTATCCTCTACTGGATCATTAGTTACACCCATACCGATATCAAGTTCAACGGGAAGTGGAGGTTACATCCAGTATCACGATAATCAAACAttatcaaattttcaaacatttAGTTGCACACCACATGGCGGTTTCTTTTTACCAGCTGGCTATCGGCTAATATACGCTCCTTCTGGTGGAACGTCTCAGTCGCAGCCAGCTACACCAGCTACCCCACATATAGGAAATTCTCATGACGGTACACCGCCGGCAGAACCTTTGCACGCTGCAAATGTTGACAATTCAACAGCTCCACCTTCCCATACCGATCAATAA